In Desulfomicrobium macestii, the DNA window GAGGACAGGCACTTCCGGGGCCTGGGTCACGGTCGGTTTCAGGCCGGACAACTCCTGCAGCGCGCCAAGGCCCTTGGTGCGCGAAGGCTCCACGCCCGACAGTCGCAGCACGTAGGGCCACTGCTCCCGGGCCGTGAACAGGACGCCAAGATCGCGCAGCCGGGCCTTGAGGCCAGCGCCATGAACGCGCACAGCCAGCGTGCGCGAGGCATCCGTGGCGTTGACTTCGGCGTCCCCCGTGGTCGCGATCTCGCTGTAGCCCAGAATGAGGGTATCGCGCTCCTTGGACAAGACGCCCATGAGCGCGGCCATTCGCGGCTGCGCAAGTCGCATCCCGAGAATGGCCTCGACCTCCTGCGTCAGGGCCGCATCGAACGCCCTGTCCACAAGCGAAGCCTGGCCCTCGCCGCCGTCCACGGACACGACTACCCGCTGGTCCGCTGCGGCGGACACGACGCAGGACAACATCAGTATCAAACAAAACACGCATCTGAGCATGGGTCTCTCCTTCAGGAAAAAATTCTACCGCGCGCCCCGGCGGGCCGCAACCTCCACACGGACAGGATCAGGAAGCGGCAGCCGACTCCAGGAAACGCCCGGCCCGATCCACGATGCCGCGCACATCTTCGGGCTGGTGCCAGAAAATTTCGTTGTCCTTGTTGAACCAGGTCAACTGGCGCTTGGCGTAGGCCCGGGTGCTGCGCAGCCAGTCACGGCGGGCCTGGTCGAGGCTCACGCCGTCAAGCAGAACCGCCAGCAGTTCCGGGCATCCGATGCCGGAAAATCCCGGAGCCATGCGGTCCGGGCAGCTCTCATAGGCCAGCCGTACTTCCTCCTGGGCCCCCGCCTCAAGCATCAGGTCGATACGCCGGGCCAGGCGCGGCGTCAGGGAGTTCAGATCGGCGGAAATCCCGATCTTGAGCACCCGCAAGCCCGCCGGCCGGGAGGTTTGGCCGTGCCACCAGGTCAGAGTCCGCCCGGTGGCGGCGATGACTTCCAGGGCGCGGCAGATGCGCTGGGGATCGTTGGGATGGATTTTGGCGGCATAGTCCGGATCAAGGAGCTGCAGACGGCCGTGCAGAACCTGCGATCCATGGGCCCGGCATTCGCCGACCACTTCCTCGCGGATGCGCGGATCGATGTCGGGAATGGGAGCCAGGCCGTCCACGAGACTTTTCAGATAAAGGCCGGTCCCCCCTACAAGGATGGGCGCCAGGCCCTTGTCCCGGTAAGCCCGGACCTGATCCATGATCTCGCCGGCAAAGGCCCCGGCGCGAACGGGAGTGTTTATGGGCAGGTACCCGTAGAGGGCATGCGGGCAGACGGCCCGCTCCTGCTCCGTGGGCTGGGCCGTGACTACCCCGAGCCCCGCATAAACCTGCCGGGAATCGAAGTTGACCACCGCGCCGTCAAGCGCCAGGGCCAGCGCCAGGGCCGCCGCGGTCTTGCCCGTGCCCGTGGCCCCGACCAGACAGAGAAGCGAAATATCCGTCATGTCAGCTTCGGCTCTCCGGAAGCAGGCAGGGCCAGGGCGCTGCGCTTTTCATCCATGCGCGCGACCACACGGGCGAGGATGCTTTCGGGCACCAGCCCCTCGACGACTCCGCCCAGCCTGGCCACGTCCTTGATGATGGTCGAACTGATGTAAAGCCAGCGGTAGTCGGTCATCATGAAGACGGAATGGATGCTGGGCTTGAGTTTTCGGTTCATGAGGGCCATCTGGAATTCGTATTCGAAATCCGAGACCGCACGGAGCCCGCGCAGGATCGTGTTGGCGCCCTTGCTTGGCACGTACTCGACCAGCAGCCCGGAAAAGCCTTCCACCTCGACGCGCAGCTGACCGCGAAAAACCTCGCGGATCATCTCCACCCGCTCATCGAGCGTGAAAAGAGGGTTCTTACCCGAGTCCTTGGCCACGGCCACGATGACCTTGTCGAAGACTTCAAGGCCCCTGCGCACCAGGCTCAAATGCCCGTTGGTGAAAGGATCGAAGGTGCCCGGATAGACCGCCACCCGCTCTAGTTTCTGCGCCATATGCAAATCCTTGTTTGCCCGTAAAGTTTGTCCCGAAGAAGAATCAGATCCTGACGGGGAGGGTTTTCGAACCTGAGTCCCGCCTCCACCTCGACGCAGACGATGCCGTCCTGCGCGAGCGCTCCATGTTCCAGCAGCAACCCGAGAGTGGGCAGCAGCAGGTCCTTGCCGTAGGGAGGGTCGATGAAGACAAGCCCGAACGGTCCGCGCCCGCCGCTTGCAAGCCAGCGCAGTGCGTCGGCCTTGACCACGCCGCAACGCCGCCGCTCCACGCCAAGCGCCTCCATATTGGACCGAATGAGGATTGCCGCTTGGGCGGCCTTCTCCACGAAGACGGCATCGCGGGCGCCCCGGCTCAAGGCCTCGATGCCAAGAGATCCGCTGCCCGCGAAAATATCCGCCACCCGGGTCTGGGGCCATTCCACGCCCAGGGACTCAAGCATGGAGAACAGGGACTCCCGCACCTTGCCCGTGGCGGGCCTGTAGCCGGGCCCTTCGGTGGTGCTGATGCGTCTGCCCCTGTACTCCCCGGCGATGATGCGCACTTCCTAGTCCTGCTTGGGCTTTTGCTTCTGTTCGAACATCAGTTCCGACAGGATGGTAGTGAAACGCGAGTTGATGGCCAGCAGGCTGCCGCGAATCTCGACCTGGTTGGTCATGCCCATGCGCTGCAAGTATTCGACCCGGTCCTGAACCTGGGCCAGCTTTCCGGCGGTCTCCTCCAGCAGGTACTCCCAGTCGATGCGCGGAGCGGCCAGGGTCGGCCGTGCGGTCAGCTCGAAGCG includes these proteins:
- the coaD gene encoding pantetheine-phosphate adenylyltransferase; its protein translation is MAQKLERVAVYPGTFDPFTNGHLSLVRRGLEVFDKVIVAVAKDSGKNPLFTLDERVEMIREVFRGQLRVEVEGFSGLLVEYVPSKGANTILRGLRAVSDFEYEFQMALMNRKLKPSIHSVFMMTDYRWLYISSTIIKDVARLGGVVEGLVPESILARVVARMDEKRSALALPASGEPKLT
- the rsmD gene encoding 16S rRNA (guanine(966)-N(2))-methyltransferase RsmD; the protein is MRIIAGEYRGRRISTTEGPGYRPATGKVRESLFSMLESLGVEWPQTRVADIFAGSGSLGIEALSRGARDAVFVEKAAQAAILIRSNMEALGVERRRCGVVKADALRWLASGGRGPFGLVFIDPPYGKDLLLPTLGLLLEHGALAQDGIVCVEVEAGLRFENPPRQDLILLRDKLYGQTRICIWRRN
- the miaA gene encoding tRNA (adenosine(37)-N6)-dimethylallyltransferase MiaA, with the protein product MTDISLLCLVGATGTGKTAAALALALALDGAVVNFDSRQVYAGLGVVTAQPTEQERAVCPHALYGYLPINTPVRAGAFAGEIMDQVRAYRDKGLAPILVGGTGLYLKSLVDGLAPIPDIDPRIREEVVGECRAHGSQVLHGRLQLLDPDYAAKIHPNDPQRICRALEVIAATGRTLTWWHGQTSRPAGLRVLKIGISADLNSLTPRLARRIDLMLEAGAQEEVRLAYESCPDRMAPGFSGIGCPELLAVLLDGVSLDQARRDWLRSTRAYAKRQLTWFNKDNEIFWHQPEDVRGIVDRAGRFLESAAAS